In Drosophila nasuta strain 15112-1781.00 chromosome 2R, ASM2355853v1, whole genome shotgun sequence, a single genomic region encodes these proteins:
- the LOC132784600 gene encoding poly [ADP-ribose] polymerase has protein sequence MDIELPYSVEYAKSGRASCKGCKTPIPKDSIRLAIMVQSPFHDGKVAQWYHKNCFFKKQRPASVGDIKNFENLRYADQKEVEKLIGTGDQIVESITGKKRSKEESQALKDFGIEYSKSGRASCRGCELKISKDEVRVSKTVYDTEVGMKYGGQKLWHHLECFAKMRSEVGWFDTGENLPGYKQLSAEDKSEVKKYLPAIKSEDTPDAKKPKLELEDESEQNEKDIKLKNQNDILFKFRDELKTSVKKSDIEKLLKYNKQEPILGDSEKLLDQAADLLAFGAIEACADCKSCQFTFNKFGYSCNGNISEWSKCTKVLVEPKRSSCKIPNELKLLYPGFKTYKKKKEIRIIQYTPPSASTIAKDIAIKKNPEELEGPKVKRERPPLYNFTFSTIGLKDCEMIIRKRIGKLGGKYDSKISEDVTAIISNEIEVEKQSSRMKKAKEFGIHILPMKYIDCVESDGSAALTLINSMTLCDWGTDPSNRIPHDEIKKSKSKSIYTKSVPKSMTLKVKNGLAVDPDSGLEDIAHVYVKGKNKYNIVLGLTDIQRNKNSYYKLQLLESDKQNKYWIFRSWGRIGTTIGNSKVENFNTVIEAIHSFNEVYAEKTGNEFENRNNFIKYPGRMYPIDIEYDDDNKLENAEQVSHIPSKLDIALQNLIKLIFDVDSMKKTMVEFHIDMEKMPLGKLSLKQLQSAYNVINEIYELILKQASNARFIDASNRFYTLIPHNFGVNAPPLIETVEQVESLRQMLDSLSEIEVAYNIIKNENNVDNINPVDKHYEQLKTHLVSLDKKSDEFVILNNYVQNTHASTHSSYELEVIDVFKVSRQGEARRFKPFKKLHNRKLLWHGSRLTNFVGILSHGLKIAPPEAPPTGYMFGKGIYFADMVSKSANYCCTSQQNSTGLMLLSEVALGDMMECTSAKYVKQLPKDKHSCYGRGRTMPNPKESHIRDDGVEIPLGKPITDDALKSSLLYNEFIVYDVAQVNVQYLFRLEFKYKY, from the exons ATGGATATAGAATTACCATACTCGGTCGAGTATGCCAAAAGTGGCCGAGCATCGTGTAAGGGATGCAAAACGCCAATTCCAAAAGATTCAATAAGATTGGCAATTATGGTTCAG tCTCCCTTTCATGATGGAAAAGTTGCACAATGGTATCATAAGAACTGTTTTTTCAAGAAACAAAGACCGGCGTCTGTGGGTGAcattaaaaactttgaaaatttaagATATGCGGATCAAAAAGAAGTCGAAAAACTTATAG GAACTGGAGATCAAATTGTGGAAAGTATTACTGGTAAAAAACGTTCGAAAGAGGAAAGTCAAGCTTTAAAAGATTTCGGAATTGAATACTCCAAATCAGGTCGAGCATCATGCCGTGGTTgcgaattaaaaataagtaaagatGAAGTCCGGGTATCAAAGACCGTGTATGATACAGAAGTGGGAATGAAATATGGTGGCCAGAAATTATGGCATCACTTGGAATGCTTCGCTAAAATGCGATCGGAAGTTGGTTGGTTTGACACTGGAGAAAATTTACCTGGCTATAAGCAGTTGAGTGCCGAGGATAAATCGGAGGTTAAAAAGTATCTACC AGCAATTAAATCTGAAGATACACCAGATGCTAAAAAGCCGAAACTGGAGTTAGAAGATGAGTCTGAGCAAAACGAAAAggatataaaattgaaaaaccaGAATGACatcttatttaaatttcgcGATGAATTGAAGACTTCAGTAAAGAAGTCAGATATTGagaaacttttaaaatataacaaacagGAACCCATACTCGGCGATTCTGAGAAACTCTTGGATCAAGCAGCTGATTTGCTGGCCTTTGGCGCTATTGAAGCTTGTGCTGATTGCAAAAGTTGTCagtttacttttaataaatttggtTATAGTTGTAATGGTAACATTTCGGAATGGTCTAAATGCACAAAGGTATTAGTAGAGCCTAAGCGTTCGTCATGTAAAATTCCAAATGAACTGAAATTATTATATCCGGGttttaaaacatataaaaaaaaaaaagaaataaggATTATTCAGTACACACCCCCAAGTGCTTCAACTATAGCTAAGGACATTGCAATTAAGAAAAATCCTGAAGAACTTGAAGG acCAAAAGTAAAAAGGGAGCGACCACCACTatataattttacattttcaacaATTGGGCTGAAGGATTGCGAGATGATAATAAGAAAACGTATTGGAAAATTAGGCGGTAAATATGATTCAAAAATTTCTGAAGATGTCACTGCCAtaatatcaaatgaaattgaagttgAGAAGCAGAGTTCTCGCATGAAAAAAGCTAAAGAATTTGGCATACATATTTTACcaatgaaatatattgattgCGTTGAAAGCGATGGTTCGGCTGCACTCACCCTTATAAATAGTATGACACTTTGCGATTGGGGTACGGATCCGTCAAATCGAATTCCTCATGACGAAATAAAGAAGTCAAAGTCGAAAAGTATCTACACTAAATCCGTGCCAAAGTCCATGACCCTTAAAGTTAAAAATGGACTTGCTGTTGATCCAGATAGCGGCTTGGAGGATATTGCACACGTATATGTGAAAGGAAAAAATAAGTATAACATTGTGCTCGGATTGACTGATATACAGCGCAATAAAAATTCTTACTATAAACTTCAACTATTGGAATCAGACAAGCAAAATAA GTATTGGATCTTTCGTTCTTGGGGTCGTATCGGCACAACTATCGGTAATTCAAAGGtagaaaattttaatactGTAATAGAGGCAATTCACAGCTTTAACGAGGTATACGCAGAAAAAACTGGAAATGAATTTGAAAACAGaaataactttattaaatacCCTGGTCGAATGTACCCAATAGATATTGAATATGATGATGATAACAAGCTTGAAAATGCTGAACAGGTTTCACATATTCCATCTAAGTTAGACATCGCCCTACAAAATTTAATCAAGCTAATTTTCGATGTGGATTCCATGAAAAAAACAATGGTAGAATTTCATATAGATATGGAAAAAATGCCATTGGGTAAACTAAGTTTAAAGCAACTGCAGTCGGCATATAAtgttataaatgaaatatatgaaTTGATCCTGAAACAGGCTTCAAATGCTCGTTTTATTGATGCAAGCAATCGATTTTACACATTAATTCCCCACAATTTTGGGGTAAATGCACCACCATTAATTGAAACGGTTGAACAAGTTGAAAGTTTGCGACAAATGCTAGACTCCCTTTCTGAGATTGAAGTAGCttacaatataataaagaaCGAAAATAATGTTGATAATATCAATCCAGTCGACAAACATTATGAACAACTAAAAACACATTTGGTATCATTGGACAAAAAGAGTGACGAATTTGTTATTCTAAACAATTACGTTCAAAATACGCATGCATCTACTCATAGCTCATATGAGCTGGAAGTTATTGACGTATTTAAAGTATCACGTCAGGGCGAAGCGCGTCGATTTAAACCATTCAAAAAGTTACATAACCGTAAATTGTTGTGGCACGGTTCACGACTTACTAACTTTGTGGGCATTTTGTCGCACGGACTAAAAATTGCGCCGCCAGAAGCACCACCAACTGGTTACATGTTTGGAAAGGGCATCTATTTTGCCGATATGGTGTCCAAATCGGCAAATTATTGTTGTACCAGTCAGCAAAACTCTACAGGACTGATGCTTCTTTCTGAAGTAGCATTAGGCGACATGATGGAGTGTACTTCTGCCAAATATGTTAAACAGTTGCCGAAAGATAAACACAGCTGTTATGGTCGTGGTCGCACAATGCCAAACCCAAAAGAGTCGCACATTCGGGATGATGGCGTTGAAATACCTTTAGGAAAACCTATAACTGATGACGCTTTGAAGTCATCCCTCTTGTACAATGAATTCATCGTATACGACGTTGCACAAGTTAATGTTCAATATTTGTTCCGccttgaatttaaatataagtacTAA